The Euphorbia lathyris chromosome 2, ddEupLath1.1, whole genome shotgun sequence genome includes a window with the following:
- the LOC136216495 gene encoding nicotinate-nucleotide pyrophosphorylase [carboxylating], chloroplastic-like isoform X1, which produces MSASILNSSLFLPHLYTTSRRTVRMSAIEIRNPSVLSQSMTIKPPSHPTYDLKGVVKLALAEDAGDRGDVTCMATIPFDMEVEAHFLAKEDGIVAGIALAEMIFHEVDPSLKVEWSRKDGDYIRKGLQFGKVSGRAHNIVVAERVVLNFMQRMSGIATLTKAMADAARPASILETRKTAPGLRLVDKWAVLIGGGRNHRMGLFDMVMIKDNHISIAGGIINAIRSVDQYLEQKDLQMEVEVETRTLEEVNEVLNYTSETKTSLTRIMLDNMVIPLPNGDVDVSMLQSAVASINGRFETEASGNVTLDTVHKIGQTGVTYISSGALTHSVKALDISLKIDTELALQVGRRTKRA; this is translated from the exons ATGTCTGCTAGCATTTTAAATTCTTCGTTATTTTTACCTCATTTATATACAACTTCAAG GAGGACTGTTAGAATGTCTGCAATTGAGATCAGAAATCCCAGTGTACTGTCCCAATCTATGACCATAAAGCCCCCTTCACATCCTACTTATGATTTGAAGGGCGTCGTTAAGCTAGCTCTTGCCGAAGATGCTGGGGATCGAG GAGATGTGACTTGTATGGCAACTATTCCATTTGACATGGAAGTGGAAGCCCATTTTTTGGCAAAAGAGGATGGTATCGTTGCAGGAATTGCATTGGCAGAGATGATATTTCACGAGGTTGATCCATCCCTAAAG GTGGAATGGTCTCGGAAGGATGGAGATTATATTCGTAAAGGACTGCAGTTTGGAAAAGTGTCCG GAAGAGCGCACAATATTGTTGTAGCGGAAAGGGTAGTACTAAATTTTATGCAGAGGATGAGCGGAATAGCAACTCTAACTAAG GCAATGGCAGATGCTGCACGCCCTGCCTCCATCTTAGAGACTCGAAAAACAGCTCCTGGTCTACGTTTGGTTGATAAATGGGCT GTCCTTATCGGTGGAGGAAGGAATCACCGAATGGGTTTGTTTGATATGGTTATGATAAAAGACAATCACATATCAATAGCAGGAGGTATCATAAATGCCATAAGATCTGTTGATCAGTATTTAGAGCAAAAGGACCTTCAAATGGAGGTTGAG GTTGAGACCAGGACACTTGAAGAAGTAAATGAAGTGTTGAATTATACATCCGAAACAAAGACGTCCTTGACTCGAATAATGTTGGATAATATGGTTATACCTCTACCAAATGGGGATGTTGATGTATCTATGCTTCAAAGTGCCGTTGCATCAATCAATGGGAGATTTGAGACTGAG GCATCAGGCAATGTTACTCTCGACACGGTGCACAAAATCGGACAGACCGGAGTAACCTACATTTCCAG TGGTGCACTAACACATTCAGTAAAAGCACTTGATATTTCTCTCAAGATTGACACAGAATTGGCTCTTCAAGTAGGAAGGCGCACAAAACGAGCATAA
- the LOC136216495 gene encoding nicotinate-nucleotide pyrophosphorylase [carboxylating], chloroplastic-like isoform X2 — protein sequence MSASILNSSLFLPHLYTTSRRTVRMSAIEIRNPSVLSQSMTIKPPSHPTYDLKGVVKLALAEDAGDRGDVTCMATIPFDMEVEAHFLAKEDGIVAGIALAEMIFHEVDPSLKVEWSRKDGDYIRKGLQFGKVSGRAHNIVVAERVVLNFMQRMSGIATLTKAMADAARPASILETRKTAPGLRLVDKWAVLIGGGRNHRMGLFDMVMIKDNHISIAGGIINAIRSVDQYLEQKDLQMEVEVETRTLEEVNEVLNYTSETKTSLTRIMLDNMVIPLPNGDVDVSMLQSAVASINGRFETELLGIRQCYSRHGAQNRTDRSNLHFQWCTNTFSKST from the exons ATGTCTGCTAGCATTTTAAATTCTTCGTTATTTTTACCTCATTTATATACAACTTCAAG GAGGACTGTTAGAATGTCTGCAATTGAGATCAGAAATCCCAGTGTACTGTCCCAATCTATGACCATAAAGCCCCCTTCACATCCTACTTATGATTTGAAGGGCGTCGTTAAGCTAGCTCTTGCCGAAGATGCTGGGGATCGAG GAGATGTGACTTGTATGGCAACTATTCCATTTGACATGGAAGTGGAAGCCCATTTTTTGGCAAAAGAGGATGGTATCGTTGCAGGAATTGCATTGGCAGAGATGATATTTCACGAGGTTGATCCATCCCTAAAG GTGGAATGGTCTCGGAAGGATGGAGATTATATTCGTAAAGGACTGCAGTTTGGAAAAGTGTCCG GAAGAGCGCACAATATTGTTGTAGCGGAAAGGGTAGTACTAAATTTTATGCAGAGGATGAGCGGAATAGCAACTCTAACTAAG GCAATGGCAGATGCTGCACGCCCTGCCTCCATCTTAGAGACTCGAAAAACAGCTCCTGGTCTACGTTTGGTTGATAAATGGGCT GTCCTTATCGGTGGAGGAAGGAATCACCGAATGGGTTTGTTTGATATGGTTATGATAAAAGACAATCACATATCAATAGCAGGAGGTATCATAAATGCCATAAGATCTGTTGATCAGTATTTAGAGCAAAAGGACCTTCAAATGGAGGTTGAG GTTGAGACCAGGACACTTGAAGAAGTAAATGAAGTGTTGAATTATACATCCGAAACAAAGACGTCCTTGACTCGAATAATGTTGGATAATATGGTTATACCTCTACCAAATGGGGATGTTGATGTATCTATGCTTCAAAGTGCCGTTGCATCAATCAATGGGAGATTTGAGACTGAG TTATTAGGCATCAGGCAATGTTACTCTCGACACGGTGCACAAAATCGGACAGACCGGAGTAACCTACATTTCCAG TGGTGCACTAACACATTCAGTAAAAGCACTTGA